From a region of the Lactuca sativa cultivar Salinas chromosome 4, Lsat_Salinas_v11, whole genome shotgun sequence genome:
- the LOC111909760 gene encoding zinc finger BED domain-containing protein RICESLEEPER 2-like, with protein sequence MRCVVHILNLVVQDGIKKVDKLVEIIRWAVKWIRQSPSRISKFTKFAKLVNPSTTKHLVRDVPTRWNSTYRMLNIAQAYEKTFERYNLKEYEFRSDIEKAGLSIPSPSDWQHIRHLCHFLKPFCDVPERISGTLYLTSNTCIEDIYSILTLLDDVISDASLCDIALAMRVKFDKYFDDVEKINLLLYFSLILDPRNKVKYLVILLEDRYRKEKMEEKKKYIMDSMYKLYNDYIRIHSPSTTSSTTVSSNSSSILGKRQNPDATTPKPPLRNKLRENMKTNIVESIGELEKYLKESVEEDSSTFNILDWWKVNSKRFPNLSLMAKDLFGIPVSTVASESVFSTSRRVLDPYRSSLTPKIVESIICTQDWLRGGISDNIDF encoded by the coding sequence ATGAGATGTGTTGTCCACATTTTAAACTTGGTGGTGCAAGATGGTATTAAAAAGGTTGATAAGTTGGTTGAGATAATTAGATGGGCGGTAAAGTGGATTAGGCAATCACCTTCAAGAATTAGCAAATTCACCAAGTTTGCCAAGCTTGTTAATCCGAGTACAACGAAACACTTGGTAAGAGATGTTCCAACAAGATGGAACTCTACTTATCGTATGTTGAATATTGCCCAAGCTTATgaaaaaacttttgagagataCAATCTAAAGGAATATGAGTTTCGTTCCGACATTGAAAAGGCAGGTTTATCGATTCCTTCACCGAGCGATTGGCAACATATTAGGCATTTGTGCCATTTTTTAAAACCATTTTGTGATGTTCCTGAAAGGATTTCTGGGACACTATACCTAACATCAAACACGTGCATTGAAGATATTTATTCCATTCTTACACTCTTGGATGATGTTATTTCCGATGCTAGCCTTTGTGATATTGCATTGGCAATGAGAGTAAAGTTTGATAAGTATTTTGACGATGtagaaaaaataaatttattgctctacttttctttgattcttgacCCGAGGAACAAAGTAAAATATTTGGTTATACTACTTGAGGATCGTTATAGAAAAGAAAAGATGGAGGAGAAAAAGAAATATATTATGGATTCTATGTATAAATTATATAATGATTACATTAGAATCCATTCTCCAAGTACTACTTCTAGTACTACTGTGTCTAGTAATTCATCGTCGATTTTAGGGAAACGCCAAAATCCGGATGCTACGACACCAAAACCACCATTGAGAAATAAgctaagagaaaatatgaaaaCAAACATAGTTGAATCAATTGGTGAGTTAGAAAAGTATTTGAAAGAAAGTGTTGAAGAAGATTCGTCAACGTTTAACATTTTAGATTGGTGGAAAGTGAATAGTAAAAGATTCCCGAATCTATCATTGATGGCTAAAGATTTGTTTGGCATTCCTGTCTCAACTGTGGCTTCGGAATCTGTTTTTAGCACTAGCAGGAGGGTTTTGGATCCGTATAGGAGTTCTTTGACTCCTAAGATTGTTGAAAGTATAATTTGTACCCAAGATTGGCTTCGGGGTGGTATAAGTGACAACATCGATTTTTAA
- the LOC111909761 gene encoding protein ALP1-like, whose product MLKCLFELIVEDVTRECSFFQQRYDARGTLGFTPLQKCTAALRQLAYSIPPDTLDESFRMSARIARDSLHFFCKTVIQFYGPKYLRKPTRNDILQLQAHHASVHGFPGMLGSLDCLHWAWENCPTAYHGQFTRGDHGHPTVILEAVASQDMWIWHAFFGSPGSINDINILNRSPIFNNIYDGSAPDSSFQVRGTPYKYGYYLVDGIYPEYDVFVKSFSAPHGSRRKKFKRAQERARKDVERAFGALKKRWFILKKPATYLGKEKLQEIMYTCIILHNMIIEDEGRAICAFDEEEIIPETQLIKIGGEEYINRRVALKHFTIFAMTWWNTFTGFKTLTLIWIHRMTSKTSSRRTTLCSLL is encoded by the coding sequence ATGCTCAAATGTTTATTCGAACTTATAGTTGAAGATGTAACGAGGGAGTGCAGTTTTTTCCAACAACGCTACGATGCTAGAGGTACACTCGGTTTCACTCCCTTACAAAAATGCACGGCCGCACTTCGTCAGTTAGCATATAGCATTCCGCCTGATACGTTAGACGAAAGTTTTAGGATGTCTGCTAGGATAGCACGAGACAGTCTCCATTTTTTCTGCAAAACTGTGATTCAGTTTTATGGTCCAAAATATTTACGTAAGCCTACACGTAATGACATCCTGCAATTGCAAGCTCATCATGCTAGTGTGCACGGGTTTCCTGGAATGCTAGGAAGCTTAGATTGTCTCCATTGGGCATGGGAAAATTGCCCTACAGCATATCATGGGCAATTTACTCGAGGTGATCATGGTCACCCAACGGTCATACTTGAAGCAGTTGCATCACAAGATATGTGGATTTGGCATGCTTTTTTTGGTTCTCCTGGTTCGATTAACGACATCAACATTCTTAACCGTTCACCAATATTTAACAACATATACGATGGATCCGCACCAGATTCTTCTTTTCAAGTGCGTGGAACGCCATATAAGTATGGTTATTATCTGGTCGATGGAATCTATCCTGAGTATGATGTGTTTGTTAAATCGTTTTCAGCTCCACATGGTTCTAGACGAAAGAAATTCAAAAGAGCTCAAGAAAGAGCTAGGAAGGATGTTGAGCGTGCTTTTGGAGCTCTGAAGAAACGGTGGTTCATATTGAAAAAACCAGCAACTTATTTGGGCAAGGAAAAACTTCAAgaaatcatgtatacatgtattatATTGCATAACATGATTATTGAAGACGAAGGAAGAGCGATATGTGCGTTTGACGAGGAAGAAATCATACCAGAGACACAGCTAATAAAAATTGGTGGCGAAGAGTATATAAACAGGAGAGTTGCACTGAAACATTTCACAATCTTCGCAATGACTTGGTGGAACACATTTACGGGGTTCAAAACATTAACCTTAATTTGGATCCACCGGATGACCTCGAAGACGAGTTCTCGGAGAACGACTTTATGTAGTttgctttag
- the LOC111909777 gene encoding uncharacterized protein LOC111909777, with product MKLAAKLDDLVAKRSSASDYEGRSEGSRSRHGILGSWNTNNRLNVVDKHIDVHEDEGFITIPCKELPDDWNEESDMLSFKSLDRSFVFPGEQIHILATLSTNVAGDSALNKEEDRVNPQELLKRFRNSHFFARIAESDEVLWSKRKTDSTAAIGGHFLQMESSKDVNKNPSSSINTSLERESLDTSTSGGVAKNDVKCSLLPNGDIVVLLQVNIGVDFLNDPVLEILQFRKHQSTILTSENSSQPKEDPYGDLLKWLLPVKNSTFLSSFPEMSHNPNARSSLTKPNSPSSFGSQNFLLGHFRSHSMSSIPSKTRPNVGPDDWNQIITSSNPGSERNNEELLSFRGVLLEPERFSVCCGLEGIYIPGRRWRRKIEIIKPLEIRCFSAECNTEDLLCVQIKNVSPPHAPDIVIYLDSISVICEESSKDGTPSSLPITCIEAGNNHGLPGLPLRKGEEHSFILKPVTSISCCNAQVKRSYQLSQLKAGSTRSSVFTLTNVDRGPSPSNRYAILISCTSNYTESRLFFKQPTNWQPHIQKDILISVSVASQPSRKTLQSDNTIPNLPIQVLTLEASNLTNEALTLTLVAPPSFASSMVSLNYSPASPSPMTPFDERVSNDDIALQRLCSVSKVLDQRCRVDSDQIVPVSKTDIGRTHMWLKSTVPLGSVPGRSTVSVKLELLPLTDGIITLDSLQINVEKGISYVPEHPLKINARSPINTRNEIPNCNR from the exons ATGAAGCTAGCTGCAAAATTAGATGATCTTGTAGCGAAAAGGTCATCTGCCAGCGATTATGAAGGAAGAAGTGAAGGATCTAGGAGTAGACATGGAATACTGGGGAGCTGGAATACAAATAATCGCTTAAATGTTGTAGATAAACACATTGATGTTCATGAAGACGAAGGATTTATTACCATTCCATGCA AGGAGCTTCCTGATGATTGGAATGAAGAATCAGATATGTTATCATTCAAATCCTTGGATCGTTCCTTTGTTTTTCCAG GTGAACAAATTCATATCCTAGCAACCTTATCCACAAATGTTGCTGGTGACTCAGCTCTGAACAAGGAAGAAGACAGAGTAAATCCTCAAGAATTGTTAAAAAGATTTAGGAATTCTCATTTTTTTGCTCGAATTGCTGAGTCAGATGAAGTTCTTTGGTCAAAAAGGAAAACCGATTCAACAGCAGCAATTGGAGGACATTTCCTTCAGATGGAATCCAGTAAAGATGTTAATAAGAACCCTTCTAGTTCTATAAATACATCACTTGAAAGAGAAAGTCTTGATACTAGTACCTCAGGTGGAGTTGCAAAAAATGATGTCAAATGTAGCTTGCTTCCTAATGGAGACATAGTG GTGCTTTTACAGGTAAACATTGGTGTAGACTTTCTGAATGATCCAGTTCTCGAAATCCTTCAATTCAGAAAACATCAGTCAACAATATTGACTTCAGAAAACTCAAGTCAACCAAAAGAAGACCCATATGGAGATCTCTTGAAATGGCTACTTCCTGTTAAAAATTCTACTTTTTTATCATCATTCCCAGAAATGAGTCACAATCCAAATGCTCGAAGCTCATTAACAAAACCCAACTCCCCAAGCTCATTTGGATCTCAGAATTTTTTATTAGGTCATTTCAGAAGTCATTCAATGTCATCAATTCCATCTAAAACTAGACCAAATGTGGGCCCAGATGATTGGAATCAAATCATAACAAGTAGTAACCCTGGGAGTGAAAGAAATAACGAAGAGCTCTTATCTTTCAGAGGTGTGTTACTTGAGCCAGAAAGATTCTCTGTTTGTTGTGGGCTTGAAGGTATTTATATACCAGGTAGAAGGTGGAGAAGGAAAATTGAAATTATAAAACCTTTAGAGATTCGTTGCTTTTCTGCTGAATGCAATACAGAAGATCTTCTTTGTGTTCAAATAAAG AATGTTTCTCCTCCACATGCACCAGATATTGTTATATACTTGGATTCTATATCAGTTATATGTGAGGAGTCTTCCAAAGATGGAACCCCTTCCTCTCTACCAATTACATGTATTGAAGCTGGCAATAATCATGGTTTGCCAGGTTTACCCCTCAG GAAAGGTGAAGAACACTCCTTCATTCTGAAACCAGTTACATCAATTTCATGTTGTAATGCTCAAGTGAAGAGAAGTTATCAGTTATCACAGTTGAAGGCTGGAAGCACACGATCAAGTGTGTTCACCCTCACCAATGTGGATCGTGGTCCCTCACCTTCTAATAGATACGCAATTCTTATATCATGCACATCCAACTATACTG AATCGAGGTTGTTTTTTAAGCAGCCAACAAACTGGCAACCACATATTCAAAAGGACATTTTGATCTCTGTTAGCGTTGCATCTCAACCATCAAGAAAAACTCTCCAATCAGACAACACAATCCCTAACTTACCCATTCAG GTTTTAACTCTTGAGGCTTCAAATCTGACGAATGAGGCTTTAACATTAACATTAGTTGCCCCACCTTCGTTTGCTTCTTCTATGGTGTCCTTAAACTATTCACCCGCATCACCATCACCAATGACCCCGTTTGATGAAAGAGTGAGCAATGACGATATTGCCCTTCAGAGACTCTGCTCTGTTTCTAAAGTGTTAGATCAAAGATGTCGTGTTGATAGTGACCAAATAGTTCCCGTTTCTAAAACTGATATTGGTCGCACACATATGTGGTTAAAAAGTACAGTTCCTCTAGG GAGTGTTCCTGGTCGATCCACAGTTAGTGTGAAACTGGAGCTACTTCCATTGACTGATGGCATTATTACTCTAGATTCTTTACAGATTAACGTTGAAAAAG GTATATCGTATGTCCCTGAGCACCCCTTAAAGATAAATGCACGGAGTCCAATCAACACTCGAAACGAAATTCCAAACTGTAATCGCTGA